A window of the Deltaproteobacteria bacterium genome harbors these coding sequences:
- a CDS encoding aromatic ring-hydroxylating dioxygenase subunit alpha, with protein MISREDNERLTQIKAGTPVGDLLRRYWYPIAAVSELARHPTKFVKILGEELVLFKDANGKLGLIDAYCAHRRANLVYGMVEQDGLRCPYHGWMFNRAGQCVEQPFEETLNKCFKEKIKLTSYVAEELGGLIFAYLGPQPAPLVPHWDLLVDDQYWREIGYTMTACNWMQTVENILDPVHVEWLHGVFRNYAAERTGNPELLRRRVRHQRIGFDLAEYGIIKRRILEGETEESDDWKFGHWLVFPTTQKGPDMLRFRVPVDETHTAQWYYSAHPFGEGERQSDEQMPLYHMPSPQLDQHGQPQFQYLNNDVDPQDNAIFISQGPVYDRTKERLGESDRGVVLYRHLLDNQIKLIQAGKDPLNIFRDPAKNIRIDLTTESRENFLTGRAGMIQGMRRRYAQRFKPLA; from the coding sequence ATGATCAGCCGAGAAGACAACGAACGACTGACGCAGATCAAAGCCGGCACGCCGGTGGGCGACTTGCTGCGGCGTTATTGGTATCCGATCGCGGCGGTGTCGGAGTTGGCGCGCCATCCGACTAAGTTCGTGAAAATTCTCGGAGAAGAGTTGGTGTTATTCAAAGACGCCAATGGCAAGCTCGGTTTGATCGATGCTTACTGCGCCCATCGCCGGGCCAATCTGGTTTACGGCATGGTGGAGCAAGATGGTTTGCGCTGTCCGTATCATGGTTGGATGTTCAACCGCGCCGGCCAGTGCGTCGAGCAGCCCTTCGAAGAGACGCTCAACAAATGCTTCAAAGAAAAAATTAAACTGACCAGCTATGTCGCCGAGGAACTTGGCGGCTTGATCTTCGCTTATCTCGGGCCGCAGCCGGCGCCGCTGGTGCCGCATTGGGATTTACTAGTCGACGATCAATACTGGCGCGAGATCGGTTACACCATGACCGCCTGCAACTGGATGCAGACCGTGGAAAATATCTTGGACCCGGTGCATGTCGAGTGGCTGCATGGGGTGTTTCGCAACTACGCGGCGGAGCGCACCGGTAATCCGGAATTACTCCGTCGGCGCGTGCGCCATCAGCGGATCGGCTTCGATCTCGCCGAGTACGGCATCATCAAGCGGCGTATCTTGGAAGGCGAGACCGAAGAGTCCGACGACTGGAAATTCGGCCACTGGCTGGTTTTCCCGACGACGCAAAAGGGACCGGACATGCTGCGCTTCCGCGTGCCGGTGGACGAGACGCACACGGCGCAGTGGTATTATTCGGCGCATCCCTTCGGAGAAGGCGAGCGGCAAAGCGATGAACAGATGCCGCTCTATCATATGCCGTCGCCGCAGTTGGACCAGCATGGCCAGCCGCAGTTTCAATATTTAAACAACGACGTCGATCCGCAGGACAACGCGATTTTTATTTCCCAGGGTCCGGTTTACGATCGTACTAAAGAGCGGCTCGGCGAATCCGATCGCGGCGTCGTGCTCTATCGCCATCTGCTCGACAATCAGATCAAGCTGATTCAAGCCGGCAAGGATCCGCTCAACATTTTTCGCGATCCGGCGAAAAACATCCGCATCGATCTCACCACCGAAAGCCGAGAAAATTTTCTCACCGGCCGGGCGGGGATGATACAGGGAATGCGGCGGCGCTACGCGCAGCGCTTCAAGCCGTTGGCTTAG
- a CDS encoding MFS transporter: protein MTVDDSTETNSQPIGRLAALGYRDFRLFWSGQLISNIGTWMQMTATSWLLYQLTGSAVLLGLNGIFRAIPALSLGVISGTFADRYDRRWMLLWTQVALGSLSLSVGILDHFGQIQPWHIYTFTFLSAAVGAFDGPARQAMFPALVPRAALPNAVALNSLLWKGSALIGPSLGGVAISLMGTAGAFYANAASFLVVVVTLLLLRVKAKAEENRPRHFMSETQEGFKYIVARPVILGLTVMEAIGSVFGLDHTMLTVMASDVLRVGAHGFGLLQSARGLGAVIGSSIYLAVGQRPYQGKILIVTAILYGAAFALLGLAPTFAIALLLMTFIGMTDTVWGAARGTIMQLITPDKFRGRVMGVFQLSNRGLHPLGQVESGLLIPLIGVRETTVFGGLLVTAVTILIAWKIPAIPKFRWDDERYKAGPEK, encoded by the coding sequence ATGACCGTCGACGACTCCACTGAAACTAACTCTCAACCCATCGGCCGCCTCGCCGCTCTCGGCTATCGCGACTTCCGCCTGTTCTGGTCGGGTCAATTAATTTCCAACATCGGCACCTGGATGCAGATGACCGCCACCAGTTGGCTGCTTTATCAACTCACAGGTTCGGCGGTGCTGCTCGGCTTGAACGGCATCTTTCGCGCGATTCCGGCGCTCAGTCTCGGCGTCATCAGCGGTACCTTCGCCGATCGCTACGACCGGCGTTGGATGCTCTTGTGGACGCAAGTTGCTTTAGGATCGCTGTCGCTCTCGGTGGGCATCTTAGACCACTTCGGCCAAATCCAACCTTGGCACATCTACACGTTCACGTTTTTGAGCGCCGCGGTGGGCGCCTTCGACGGCCCGGCGCGCCAGGCGATGTTTCCCGCGCTAGTACCGCGCGCGGCGCTGCCCAATGCCGTCGCGCTCAACTCATTGCTGTGGAAAGGCTCGGCGCTTATCGGTCCGTCCCTCGGCGGCGTCGCGATTAGTTTGATGGGCACTGCCGGCGCCTTTTACGCCAACGCCGCGAGCTTTCTTGTCGTCGTCGTCACGCTGTTGCTACTGCGCGTAAAAGCGAAAGCAGAAGAAAATCGCCCGCGCCACTTTATGTCGGAAACTCAGGAAGGATTCAAATATATCGTGGCTAGGCCAGTGATTCTCGGCCTCACCGTCATGGAAGCGATCGGTTCGGTCTTCGGTTTGGACCACACCATGCTGACCGTGATGGCCAGCGACGTGCTGCGCGTCGGCGCCCATGGCTTCGGATTGTTACAATCGGCGCGCGGCCTCGGCGCCGTCATCGGTTCGAGTATTTATCTCGCCGTCGGCCAACGCCCCTATCAGGGAAAAATTTTGATCGTCACGGCGATTCTTTACGGCGCTGCATTCGCACTGCTCGGCCTGGCGCCGACTTTCGCCATCGCATTATTGCTCATGACCTTCATCGGCATGACCGACACCGTCTGGGGCGCGGCGCGCGGCACGATCATGCAGCTAATCACGCCGGACAAATTTCGCGGCCGGGTGATGGGCGTTTTTCAATTGAGCAATCGCGGCCTCCATCCCCTCGGCCAAGTGGAGTCCGGTTTGCTGATCCCCCTCATCGGCGTGCGCGAAACCACGGTTTTCGGCGGGTTACTGGTCACCGCGGTGACGATTTTAATCGCCTGGAAAATTCCCGCCATCCCAAAATTTCGTTGGGATGATGAGAGATACAAAGCAGGCCCGGAAAAATGA